The Candidatus Methanomethylophilaceae archaeon genome includes a window with the following:
- a CDS encoding glutamate--tRNA ligase, with protein MAEDMEDTIRKFALQNAVFFKGKANPKAVVGKILGGVPELRSKAAEITPLINQIVEEVNGMGLEAQTKALQEMDASLLVKEKKERKYELPELKNVDGKVVMRIAPGPSGPLHIGHTRVSILNDEYVKRYSGDLVLRFEDTNPEKIDPDAYDMIPEDLDWLGVKCTKKFIQSERFELYYGYTRKLVEQGNAYVCTCDADHWRELKEKKTACPCRDLPAETQLERLDKFFEGKYSDGEAVVVVKTDICHPNPAVRDFVALRLVSHPHPRTGTKYIAYPMMNLSVAIDDHEMGMTHVIRGKDHLNNTFRQEYIFDYFGWKKPEYYHYGLVNIPDTVLKTSIIKQNIADGQYTGWDDVRTGTVRAMKRRGIRPEAIRRYWVESGIKSVDIQFSWDNLYGMNRDVIDDISNRYFFVKNPVRYDIDGIDEIKGGAPLHPDHPERGSRDYCLKDPRTIFISDDDSSEFASAGRIRLKDLCNIGYSLPAKYIGNDVGILKTGVKAVQWVGRDSMDAELLMPDGTIEKGLIEKAAFSEKSEMVQLERIGFARIERRDAGNIGLVFAHR; from the coding sequence AGGGAAAGCAAACCCCAAAGCGGTCGTCGGGAAGATACTGGGGGGAGTCCCGGAGCTCAGAAGCAAAGCGGCCGAGATCACGCCGCTGATCAATCAGATAGTCGAGGAAGTCAACGGGATGGGATTGGAAGCCCAGACCAAAGCCCTGCAGGAGATGGACGCATCCCTTCTCGTCAAAGAGAAGAAAGAGCGCAAATACGAGCTCCCGGAACTCAAAAACGTGGATGGGAAGGTAGTCATGCGCATTGCCCCCGGACCCTCCGGACCTCTCCACATCGGGCACACCAGAGTGTCCATCCTCAACGACGAGTACGTTAAGAGATACAGCGGAGACCTCGTCCTGAGATTCGAAGACACCAACCCCGAAAAGATAGACCCCGACGCGTATGACATGATCCCGGAGGACTTGGATTGGCTCGGCGTCAAATGCACCAAGAAGTTCATCCAATCGGAAAGGTTCGAGCTCTATTACGGATACACCCGCAAACTTGTGGAGCAAGGGAACGCCTACGTTTGCACATGCGATGCCGACCACTGGAGAGAGCTTAAGGAGAAGAAGACCGCCTGCCCCTGCAGGGACCTTCCCGCGGAGACGCAGCTCGAAAGGCTCGACAAATTCTTCGAAGGCAAATACTCCGACGGAGAGGCTGTTGTCGTGGTGAAGACTGACATCTGCCACCCCAACCCAGCCGTCAGGGATTTCGTCGCTCTGAGGTTGGTTTCCCACCCCCATCCCAGGACAGGGACCAAATACATCGCGTACCCTATGATGAACCTCTCCGTAGCCATCGATGACCACGAGATGGGTATGACGCATGTCATACGCGGAAAAGACCACCTGAACAACACATTCAGGCAGGAGTACATCTTCGACTATTTCGGATGGAAGAAGCCCGAATACTACCACTATGGCTTGGTCAACATCCCCGACACCGTCCTCAAAACGTCCATCATCAAGCAGAACATCGCCGACGGACAATACACAGGATGGGACGATGTCAGGACTGGGACGGTCAGGGCAATGAAGCGCCGCGGAATCAGGCCCGAAGCCATCAGAAGGTATTGGGTCGAATCCGGGATAAAATCGGTGGACATCCAATTCTCCTGGGACAATCTTTACGGCATGAACCGCGACGTCATAGACGACATCTCAAACAGATATTTCTTCGTCAAAAACCCGGTCAGGTACGATATCGACGGCATCGATGAGATAAAAGGCGGAGCGCCGCTCCATCCTGACCATCCAGAAAGGGGGAGCAGGGATTACTGCCTCAAAGATCCTCGCACGATATTCATCTCTGACGACGATTCGTCCGAGTTCGCCTCGGCCGGAAGGATCAGGCTGAAAGACCTGTGCAACATAGGGTATTCGCTTCCGGCGAAATACATCGGAAACGATGTCGGAATCCTCAAGACCGGCGTGAAAGCCGTCCAATGGGTCGGAAGGGACTCGATGGACGCCGAATTGCTGATGCCGGACGGGACGATCGAGAAAGGGCTGATAGAGAAAGCCGCGTTCTCCGAGAAAAGCGAGATGGTCCAGCTGGAAAGGATCGGATTCGCCAGGATAGAGAGGAGAGACGCCGGCAATATCGGCTTGGTATTCGCTCATCGCTGA
- a CDS encoding metal-dependent transcriptional regulator encodes MATENREDYLISILRLTEGKGAAKTTELAEFMGVSPASVSEMVKVLSAEGYVKYEKYRGMALTEKGLIYARQIRKKHHVLERFLTDYLDVDHKTAHDEAGKMEHAISDESAIKMCRMMGPRIDEDCCGCSDPCKTATEGIVKITPLEKMPTGSRGYISHVLSNDSAVVKKLVMMGFVPGKEVIVETAIENGPQIIKMGDSSVAVDSRYSSCIFVDAEELNVRPEGREEAQR; translated from the coding sequence ATGGCGACGGAAAACCGTGAAGACTATCTTATCAGCATTCTGAGGCTCACCGAAGGCAAAGGGGCCGCGAAGACCACTGAACTCGCCGAGTTCATGGGCGTGTCTCCGGCAAGCGTGAGCGAGATGGTCAAAGTCCTTTCTGCCGAAGGCTATGTCAAATACGAGAAGTACAGGGGCATGGCTTTGACGGAAAAGGGCCTCATATACGCCCGCCAAATCCGCAAGAAGCACCATGTTCTGGAGCGTTTTTTGACAGATTACTTGGATGTGGACCACAAGACCGCCCATGACGAAGCCGGGAAGATGGAGCACGCCATCTCCGACGAATCGGCCATAAAGATGTGCCGCATGATGGGCCCCCGCATTGATGAGGATTGCTGTGGATGCTCTGATCCATGCAAGACCGCTACCGAGGGCATCGTGAAGATCACGCCTCTGGAGAAGATGCCCACCGGAAGCCGCGGCTACATCTCCCACGTGTTATCGAACGATTCGGCTGTCGTCAAGAAGCTCGTGATGATGGGATTCGTGCCTGGGAAAGAGGTGATTGTAGAGACTGCGATCGAGAACGGCCCTCAGATCATCAAGATGGGGGATTCGTCCGTGGCCGTCGATTCCAGATATTCCTCCTGCATATTCGTCGATGCGGAAGAATTGAATGTCCGCCCCGAAGGGCGGGAAGAAGCTCAGCGATGA
- a CDS encoding serine hydroxymethyltransferase yields the protein MTSEDAKYIREKVMAHNKWFEESIPMIASENLMSPLAKEMLISDFADRYAEGLPGKRYYQGNIYVDQVELKAIELAKKVFKADFADVRPISGTVANMAVLFAFANPGDTITTCALAQGAHISTCEFGAFGQRAVNSVNYPFNVEDMNLDVDGTIKLLKQVKPKIAQFGLSVFLFPPPLKELQDTFNEIGCLVWEDCAHVLGLIAGGQFHDPLREGVNIVSSSTHKTFPGPNHGMILGQNLTDEQEKKIQKAVFPGVTSSHHLHAMAALAVTLAEMDVFGKEYAAQACKNARALGEALYELGVPVLCPDLGFTRSHAIAVDVSQFGGGKDCAKLLEDANIICNKNMLPQDTSSVRPSGLRLGAQEMTRIGMKESEMKEVASFIARIIKDKEDPAKVKEDVKELKKQYATIQYCFNAGEPAYEYRKLVD from the coding sequence ATGACATCAGAGGATGCCAAATACATCAGAGAGAAGGTCATGGCCCATAACAAATGGTTCGAGGAGAGCATCCCCATGATCGCCTCCGAGAATCTCATGAGCCCTCTCGCCAAAGAGATGCTCATCTCCGATTTCGCTGACAGATATGCTGAAGGCCTTCCCGGCAAGCGCTATTACCAGGGGAACATCTACGTCGACCAGGTCGAGCTCAAAGCCATAGAGCTGGCGAAGAAAGTTTTCAAAGCCGATTTCGCCGACGTCAGGCCCATCTCCGGAACGGTGGCCAACATGGCTGTTCTGTTTGCTTTCGCTAACCCCGGCGATACGATCACTACCTGCGCGCTCGCTCAGGGGGCCCACATTTCTACCTGCGAATTCGGCGCGTTCGGCCAGAGGGCCGTCAACTCCGTCAACTATCCGTTCAACGTCGAGGACATGAACCTGGATGTAGACGGCACGATCAAGCTGCTGAAGCAGGTGAAGCCGAAGATCGCTCAGTTCGGGCTCTCGGTGTTCCTGTTCCCCCCGCCGCTCAAAGAGCTCCAGGATACTTTCAACGAGATCGGATGCCTTGTCTGGGAGGATTGTGCCCATGTCCTCGGTCTCATCGCCGGCGGCCAGTTCCACGACCCCCTCAGGGAAGGCGTGAACATCGTGTCTTCGTCGACCCACAAGACGTTCCCCGGCCCTAACCACGGAATGATCCTCGGCCAGAACCTCACCGACGAGCAGGAGAAGAAGATCCAGAAGGCCGTATTCCCCGGCGTCACTTCCAGCCACCACCTCCACGCGATGGCCGCTCTGGCAGTCACTCTCGCCGAGATGGACGTGTTCGGCAAGGAATACGCTGCTCAGGCATGCAAGAACGCCCGCGCTTTGGGAGAGGCTCTGTATGAGCTTGGAGTCCCGGTCCTTTGCCCCGACCTCGGATTCACCAGATCCCACGCCATAGCCGTCGATGTGTCCCAGTTCGGAGGCGGCAAAGATTGCGCCAAGCTCCTCGAGGATGCCAACATCATCTGCAACAAGAACATGCTTCCCCAGGACACCAGCTCCGTCAGGCCTTCCGGCCTCAGGCTCGGCGCTCAGGAGATGACCCGCATCGGAATGAAGGAATCAGAGATGAAAGAGGTCGCTTCATTCATCGCTAGGATCATCAAGGACAAGGAAGACCCCGCCAAAGTGAAGGAAGACGTGAAAGAATTAAAAAAGCAGTATGCCACTATCCAATATTGCTTCAATGCGGGCGAGCCTGCCTACGAGTACCGCAAGCTCGTCGATTGA
- a CDS encoding protease inhibitor I42 family protein, with translation MSAGGFRPSYFIPIAIVAAVAVAFLCMSGGQSHTSSDAGDGIAAISAGDTYYLELESNPTTGYSWSLRSDGGATVGEPSYKQHPSEQPVCGLGGTETFPITSDIPGEYELAFDYVRPFGDRIPADSFVLKIRFV, from the coding sequence ATGAGCGCCGGAGGGTTCCGGCCCTCCTATTTCATTCCAATAGCGATCGTGGCTGCCGTCGCGGTCGCTTTTTTGTGTATGTCGGGAGGCCAATCGCATACGTCGTCGGATGCCGGCGATGGCATCGCAGCGATCAGCGCAGGGGATACATACTATCTTGAGCTGGAATCCAACCCGACCACCGGATACTCCTGGTCATTGAGATCCGACGGAGGGGCGACGGTGGGCGAACCATCTTATAAACAGCATCCGTCAGAGCAGCCGGTCTGCGGTCTGGGAGGGACAGAGACTTTCCCCATAACCTCGGATATCCCGGGGGAATATGAGCTGGCATTCGATTATGTGAGGCCTTTCGGCGACCGGATCCCAGCGGACAGTTTCGTGCTGAAGATAAGGTTCGTCTGA
- a CDS encoding zinc ribbon domain-containing protein encodes MGLFDKFVKDAVDKVSSEVKKAAEREVDKAVDKAAEDAAEKVVEKASDEFSEQMDKEMDEAKRSLEEADAAFSEAGKAFSEISEEDKATMRALLGGSGETTPQIESIKADLAKANEELSKISDEDWKRADAVLSGMMEKKLAKTKYCIECGDVVESAGETCPKCGSKLPDKNMLECITCPKCGSKSSMEARECSQCGEKLPWVVLEEMHSARMDEKTLDSWESILPQFPRWNGGGSDFELEARDEDYGDEGRDLALFSAIAPSKEQALRKYTELLRQNGFVNPYGDDGWDETLCKVIDGTCYVFCQANMDRGSDDDPFYVSFAIRNDYIKKLEDLEKKRNAPKEPPKQKPKGLFGGLFG; translated from the coding sequence ATGGGATTATTCGACAAGTTTGTGAAGGATGCCGTCGACAAGGTCAGCAGCGAGGTGAAGAAAGCCGCCGAACGCGAGGTTGACAAAGCCGTCGACAAAGCGGCGGAAGACGCGGCCGAAAAGGTCGTGGAGAAAGCTTCCGACGAATTCTCCGAGCAGATGGATAAGGAGATGGACGAGGCCAAGAGGTCTTTGGAAGAGGCCGATGCGGCTTTTTCCGAGGCAGGAAAGGCTTTTTCTGAGATCTCCGAGGAAGACAAAGCCACCATGAGAGCATTATTGGGAGGGTCCGGAGAGACCACGCCCCAGATCGAAAGCATCAAAGCCGATCTGGCCAAGGCCAACGAGGAGCTCTCAAAGATATCCGATGAGGATTGGAAGAGGGCCGACGCAGTGTTATCGGGGATGATGGAGAAGAAGCTCGCGAAGACGAAATACTGCATAGAGTGCGGGGATGTCGTGGAATCCGCAGGCGAAACGTGCCCCAAATGCGGATCCAAGCTTCCAGACAAGAACATGCTGGAATGCATCACCTGCCCCAAATGCGGATCCAAGAGCTCCATGGAAGCAAGGGAGTGTTCCCAGTGCGGCGAGAAGCTTCCTTGGGTCGTTCTCGAGGAGATGCACAGCGCCCGCATGGACGAGAAGACGCTGGACTCTTGGGAGAGCATACTGCCGCAATTCCCCAGATGGAACGGCGGCGGATCCGATTTCGAGCTGGAAGCCAGGGACGAAGATTATGGCGACGAGGGCAGAGATCTTGCGTTGTTCAGCGCCATCGCCCCTTCCAAGGAGCAAGCCCTCAGAAAGTACACCGAGCTGCTGAGGCAGAACGGATTCGTGAACCCATATGGCGACGATGGCTGGGACGAGACCCTTTGCAAGGTCATAGACGGCACATGCTACGTGTTCTGCCAGGCCAACATGGACCGCGGCTCGGACGATGATCCTTTCTATGTTTCGTTCGCGATCAGAAACGATTACATAAAAAAGCTCGAGGACCTCGAAAAGAAGAGGAACGCTCCGAAAGAGCCGCCCAAACAGAAGCCGAAAGGGCTGTTCGGAGGTCTGTTCGGATGA
- a CDS encoding alanine:cation symporter family protein: MSFESLMDAIWEFDDYLWYIPFALIICLGLCSTFMLKGIQFTRLAEMFKITFSTEKTGKDKVSPFQIFCMSMGNRIGVGNIAGPVTALLMGGPGAIFWMWVFATLGGATSFVETTVGQIFKKRDENGDFVGGPAYNVFNGIGSKQLGVLLALLMIAVYICGFVLSEISTISTSFTGAYDFEYNSLVIAFILLVIATLVVTGGFKRVAKASAVIVPAMALLWIAICIAVILLNASGIPNAIASIFACAFNVPATVGGGVGAMLTIAMRRGIWSNEAGEGTITNISSSADVPHPVKQGLSQSLGVLFDTLISTMTALVILSFFADYDAMIAAESMDSMVLLEHVMSETIGDIAPTIVFAFMFLFAITSFMGDYVIGANNLKLITDNKKAKTGLIVLTLIVVFLSAYFGTDGLYAIMDVLLAICGVVNCFVILKLGKYALEAYDDYRKQKSEGIEDPVFHKSCLSDPSGVTAWDD; the protein is encoded by the coding sequence ATGTCATTCGAATCGTTGATGGATGCGATCTGGGAGTTCGACGACTACCTCTGGTATATCCCGTTCGCCTTGATCATTTGCCTGGGCTTGTGTTCGACCTTCATGCTGAAGGGAATACAATTCACGCGCCTGGCCGAGATGTTCAAAATAACATTCTCCACCGAGAAAACCGGGAAAGATAAGGTATCGCCGTTCCAGATTTTTTGCATGAGCATGGGGAACCGCATCGGCGTAGGGAACATAGCCGGGCCTGTCACCGCGCTTTTGATGGGGGGCCCAGGAGCCATTTTCTGGATGTGGGTATTCGCAACTTTGGGAGGCGCTACCAGCTTCGTAGAAACAACTGTCGGTCAGATTTTCAAAAAGCGCGACGAAAATGGAGATTTCGTGGGAGGCCCCGCATACAACGTCTTCAACGGCATCGGATCCAAACAATTGGGAGTCCTTCTGGCTCTCCTGATGATAGCCGTGTATATCTGCGGCTTCGTCCTTTCTGAAATCTCTACCATCTCGACCTCGTTCACCGGCGCCTACGATTTCGAATACAACAGCTTGGTCATCGCCTTCATCCTTCTGGTGATAGCAACCCTGGTGGTTACCGGAGGATTCAAACGCGTTGCTAAGGCGTCGGCAGTTATCGTCCCTGCGATGGCCCTGCTTTGGATAGCCATATGCATCGCGGTCATTCTGCTGAACGCGAGCGGGATTCCCAATGCGATCGCGTCCATTTTTGCCTGCGCATTCAACGTCCCGGCAACCGTCGGAGGAGGCGTCGGCGCCATGCTGACCATCGCCATGAGAAGGGGGATCTGGTCCAACGAAGCAGGAGAAGGCACCATCACGAACATCTCATCCTCAGCTGATGTACCGCACCCCGTGAAGCAGGGGCTGTCCCAATCGCTGGGAGTCCTGTTCGACACTCTGATAAGCACCATGACCGCCCTCGTCATACTGAGCTTCTTCGCGGATTACGACGCGATGATCGCTGCCGAGAGCATGGATTCCATGGTGCTGCTGGAGCATGTGATGAGCGAAACCATCGGCGATATAGCGCCCACCATCGTATTCGCATTCATGTTCCTGTTCGCCATCACCAGCTTCATGGGCGACTACGTCATAGGAGCCAACAACCTGAAGCTGATCACCGACAACAAGAAAGCGAAGACGGGACTCATCGTCCTGACCTTAATCGTGGTCTTCCTCTCCGCTTATTTCGGGACCGACGGTCTGTACGCCATCATGGATGTCCTTTTGGCCATATGCGGAGTTGTAAACTGCTTCGTGATATTGAAACTGGGAAAATACGCCTTGGAAGCTTACGACGACTACAGGAAACAGAAATCTGAGGGCATCGAAGACCCTGTGTTCCACAAAAGCTGCCTCTCGGATCCGTCCGGAGTCACCGCCTGGGACGATTGA
- the ribB gene encoding 3,4-dihydroxy-2-butanone-4-phosphate synthase has product MGLDKALEDIRNGKPILVYDFDDRERESDMTVASQFVTPEIIRKMRKDAGGLICTTTPYKVAETLGLPFMSDVYWDDCKKYPLLAMMAPTDIPYDRTKSSFGITINHRKTYTGITDKDRAMTIKAYADTIFQDKSAEDIRKDMAYNFRAPGHVHLLNTSERILENRHGHTELCTALMYMAGVKPSATICEMMGDDGGSMGKDDVKKYADANGIAMITGDEVQKAWATWKAEHGPEQ; this is encoded by the coding sequence ATGGGATTGGACAAAGCGCTGGAAGACATCAGAAACGGCAAACCCATTCTCGTCTACGATTTCGACGACAGAGAAAGGGAATCTGACATGACCGTCGCATCCCAGTTCGTAACGCCAGAGATCATCAGGAAGATGAGGAAGGATGCGGGAGGCCTCATATGCACGACCACCCCCTACAAAGTCGCGGAGACTCTGGGACTTCCGTTCATGAGCGACGTCTATTGGGACGACTGCAAAAAGTATCCTCTGCTCGCGATGATGGCGCCCACGGACATCCCGTATGACAGGACGAAATCATCCTTCGGTATAACGATCAACCACAGGAAGACATACACCGGGATAACCGACAAAGATCGCGCCATGACCATAAAGGCATACGCCGATACGATTTTCCAGGACAAATCCGCGGAAGACATCAGAAAAGACATGGCGTATAACTTCCGCGCCCCCGGCCACGTCCACCTCCTGAACACCAGCGAAAGGATTCTGGAGAACCGCCATGGGCATACCGAGCTGTGCACCGCACTGATGTATATGGCCGGCGTGAAACCTTCGGCGACGATCTGCGAGATGATGGGCGACGACGGAGGCTCGATGGGGAAAGATGACGTGAAAAAATATGCCGATGCGAATGGGATAGCCATGATAACCGGAGACGAAGTCCAGAAGGCTTGGGCCACATGGAAAGCCGAGCACGGCCCGGAACAGTGA
- a CDS encoding adenylyltransferase/cytidyltransferase family protein, with protein MVRVMASGVFDLIHTGHISYLEQAKSYGDELVAVVACDSTVRAKKHEPITPESMRVRIVGALKPVDRAIIGGTGDIFDTVREVDPDIIVLGFDQKFDPEELERELAEHGMGDIRVVRAEECAEDLNATRRIVKKIREMGLKE; from the coding sequence ATGGTTCGCGTGATGGCGTCCGGGGTATTCGACCTGATCCATACCGGACACATATCCTATCTGGAGCAGGCTAAATCCTACGGGGACGAACTTGTGGCGGTAGTCGCATGCGATTCCACCGTCAGAGCGAAGAAGCATGAGCCGATCACGCCTGAGAGCATGCGCGTCAGGATCGTGGGGGCGCTCAAACCCGTGGACAGAGCCATCATCGGAGGGACCGGAGACATATTCGACACCGTGAGGGAGGTGGATCCCGACATCATCGTCCTGGGTTTCGACCAGAAATTCGACCCGGAAGAGCTGGAGAGGGAGCTGGCAGAGCACGGGATGGGCGACATCAGAGTCGTACGCGCTGAAGAATGCGCCGAAGATCTCAACGCCACCCGCCGGATCGTCAAGAAAATACGCGAAATGGGGCTGAAAGAATGA
- a CDS encoding 6,7-dimethyl-8-ribityllumazine synthase, producing MRKYNIGMVAAEFNYEVTSLMMERAKAEADFLGVEISKTIMVPGAFEIPMAVKKLLEQEDIDAVITVGAVITGETKHDEVVIAQSSRKIMDLGLEYGKPVGFGITGPGMTELQAMDRIEKGRDVVDTVVKMLQRLDF from the coding sequence ATGAGAAAATACAATATCGGAATGGTAGCGGCGGAGTTCAACTACGAAGTGACCTCGCTGATGATGGAGAGGGCCAAAGCTGAGGCGGATTTCCTCGGAGTCGAAATATCCAAGACCATAATGGTGCCCGGAGCGTTCGAAATCCCGATGGCGGTGAAGAAACTCCTGGAACAGGAAGACATCGACGCCGTGATCACCGTCGGAGCTGTGATCACCGGAGAGACGAAACATGACGAAGTGGTGATCGCCCAATCCTCGAGGAAAATAATGGATCTCGGGCTCGAATACGGCAAACCGGTCGGATTCGGGATAACCGGGCCCGGAATGACCGAGCTCCAAGCGATGGACCGCATCGAAAAAGGACGCGATGTGGTCGATACCGTGGTCAAAATGCTTCAGAGGCTCGACTTCTGA
- a CDS encoding adenylosuccinate synthase, producing the protein MPSLAIIGAQWGDEGKGKITDYLDEKADLIVRFQGGNNAGHTIVADGKTFKLHGLPSGVVRPGKLAVIGNGVVVNLDDLGEEIKQVLDAGGTIDGLRISDRAHLIMNYHKKLDGAEEKYRGKSAVGTTKKGIGPTYQDKIARIGFRVGDLLEDELLREKISFILPYKKDLMDMMGAEKCSCTDDTLYNKMSGWKEVIGGRICDTSVLINDSLDEGKNVLFEGAQGAMLDIDHGTYPYVTSSSTCGGGVCSGSGIAPNRLDKVLGVVKAYTTRVGEGPFVSELFGKEGEELQRKGGEFGVTTGRGRRCGWLDLVVCEHAKRMCGFTSMGITKLDVLNGLEEIPVCVAYEIDGEEVKHFPASIAKLGRAKPVYETLRGWKAWKDTAAMVKGGYDGLPGEMREYIEFMERYLKVPADIISVGPDRDETIDRKGDWWS; encoded by the coding sequence ATGCCCAGTCTAGCAATCATCGGAGCCCAATGGGGCGACGAGGGAAAAGGAAAGATCACCGATTATCTGGATGAGAAAGCGGATCTTATCGTTCGTTTCCAGGGGGGCAACAACGCGGGACACACCATCGTCGCCGATGGGAAGACGTTCAAGCTCCATGGGCTTCCTTCCGGGGTCGTCAGGCCTGGGAAATTGGCTGTCATAGGCAACGGAGTCGTCGTGAATCTGGACGATTTGGGCGAGGAGATCAAGCAGGTTCTGGATGCCGGAGGGACGATCGACGGCCTCAGAATTTCAGACAGGGCCCATCTCATCATGAATTACCACAAGAAATTGGATGGCGCCGAGGAGAAATACCGTGGCAAGAGCGCCGTGGGGACCACGAAGAAAGGTATCGGTCCCACATACCAGGACAAGATCGCCAGGATAGGGTTCAGAGTCGGAGATCTGCTGGAGGACGAACTCCTCAGAGAGAAGATCTCGTTCATCCTTCCTTACAAGAAAGACCTCATGGACATGATGGGGGCCGAGAAATGCTCCTGCACCGATGATACCCTCTACAACAAGATGTCCGGCTGGAAGGAAGTCATCGGAGGCCGCATCTGCGATACTTCCGTCCTCATCAACGATTCTCTGGACGAGGGCAAGAACGTCCTCTTCGAGGGGGCTCAGGGCGCCATGCTGGACATAGACCATGGGACTTACCCCTACGTGACTTCGTCCTCCACCTGCGGAGGCGGAGTCTGCTCCGGATCCGGAATAGCTCCTAACAGGCTGGACAAGGTTCTCGGGGTCGTGAAAGCATACACCACCCGCGTGGGAGAGGGGCCGTTCGTATCCGAGCTTTTCGGGAAGGAAGGCGAGGAGCTCCAGAGGAAAGGAGGAGAATTCGGAGTCACCACGGGAAGGGGGAGAAGATGCGGATGGCTCGATCTCGTCGTCTGCGAGCATGCCAAGAGGATGTGCGGATTCACTTCCATGGGCATAACCAAGCTGGACGTCCTGAACGGATTGGAGGAGATCCCAGTCTGCGTGGCATACGAGATCGATGGCGAGGAGGTCAAGCATTTCCCCGCGTCAATAGCGAAGCTGGGGAGGGCGAAGCCTGTCTACGAGACCCTCAGAGGCTGGAAAGCCTGGAAAGACACCGCTGCGATGGTCAAAGGCGGATATGACGGCCTTCCCGGAGAGATGAGGGAATACATCGAGTTCATGGAGAGATATCTGAAGGTTCCCGCTGACATCATAAGCGTCGGGCCGGACAGAGACGAAACCATCGACCGCAAAGGCGATTGGTGGAGCTGA
- a CDS encoding N2,N2-dimethylguanosine tRNA methyltransferase, whose protein sequence is MPLGTAIREGQTDIIVPKDHSSHGPGKIQGTVFFNEQMAFNRDVSVMLLRAVGRDLTVADAMAATGSRSVRIANEVPGVQVTANDISADAVSYIDANIELNGLSNCVSSNMNMHSLFAEHSYDYVDLDPFGSPVPFTQSAIRGCRRKGILAVTATDTAPLAGAHAVKCRRRYQSEPIRGYMCHEGGLRILMCSIVRELAKFDRGMKPILSFYADHYFRTYIQIEEGAEAADRALSKLGYMQYDTETLERSVSFDKDKEHPYGPFWLGPLHDKEFLSRMEPSGLAEERRASKYLGLWRGEIDTEPFVYDMSELSSHLKTSPPKIDDFMVFLNEHGHAAKSHVCPSSFKTDIALDDLIPLYREFSPDSRLAQSK, encoded by the coding sequence ATTCCGCTTGGAACGGCGATCAGAGAGGGCCAAACGGACATCATCGTTCCGAAAGACCACTCCTCCCATGGGCCCGGGAAGATCCAGGGAACTGTTTTTTTCAATGAGCAGATGGCTTTCAACCGCGACGTAAGCGTCATGCTCCTCCGCGCAGTCGGGAGGGACCTGACCGTAGCCGACGCGATGGCTGCCACCGGCTCCAGATCCGTCAGGATAGCCAACGAGGTTCCCGGGGTCCAGGTGACAGCGAATGACATCAGCGCCGATGCTGTATCATACATAGACGCAAACATCGAACTCAACGGCCTGAGCAATTGCGTCAGCTCCAACATGAACATGCATTCCCTGTTCGCGGAGCATTCCTACGATTATGTCGACCTCGATCCTTTCGGCTCGCCGGTCCCGTTCACCCAGTCCGCCATACGCGGATGCAGGCGGAAAGGCATTCTTGCCGTGACCGCCACGGATACCGCCCCTTTGGCTGGTGCCCATGCCGTCAAATGCAGGCGCAGATACCAATCGGAGCCTATCAGAGGATACATGTGCCACGAAGGCGGCCTCAGGATACTGATGTGCAGCATCGTCCGCGAATTGGCCAAATTCGACCGGGGCATGAAACCCATCCTCTCGTTCTATGCCGACCATTATTTCAGGACGTACATCCAGATAGAGGAGGGCGCGGAGGCCGCCGACAGGGCGCTTTCGAAGCTCGGATACATGCAATATGATACCGAGACGCTGGAGAGGTCGGTCTCCTTCGACAAGGACAAGGAGCACCCATACGGGCCGTTCTGGCTGGGTCCGCTGCATGACAAGGAGTTCCTCTCCAGGATGGAACCCTCTGGTTTGGCTGAGGAGAGGCGCGCATCAAAATATCTCGGGCTTTGGAGGGGTGAGATCGACACCGAGCCTTTCGTCTACGACATGAGCGAGCTCTCTTCGCATCTCAAGACGTCCCCTCCGAAGATCGACGATTTCATGGTTTTCCTGAACGAACATGGCCATGCCGCCAAGTCCCATGTCTGCCCGTCATCTTTCAAGACGGACATAGCCTTGGATGACCTGATCCCGCTTTACAGGGAGTTCTCCCCGGATTCCCGGCTGGCACAATCTAAATAA